A region of Lathamus discolor isolate bLatDis1 chromosome 14, bLatDis1.hap1, whole genome shotgun sequence DNA encodes the following proteins:
- the DNAJC30 gene encoding dnaJ homolog subfamily C member 30, mitochondrial, whose product MEPAALGRLRRLLPAGPGVPRLGRALAPCRGAKAGAGGSPRALQDLYEVLGVPATATAAQIKTAYYEQSFRYHPDRNAGSAAAAARFAAVSEAYRVLGSAALRRKYDRGLLSAEDVRGAPQPPGRPTAPSPPPPRASAAARSGPVPPPFDFDAFYRAHYGEQLERERVLRARREQLRVRREEVAAQGRFRLLSDLSVGLFLLLGVALLYGLK is encoded by the coding sequence ATGGAGCCGGCAGCTCTCGGGCGCCTGCGGCGGCTCCTGCCCGCCGGCCCGGGAGTGCCGCGGCTCGGCCGAGCCCTGGCGCCGTGCCGCGGCGCAAAAGCGGGTGCCGGTGGATCTCCGCGGGCGCTCCAGGACCTGTACGAGGTGCTGGGAGTCCCGGCCACGGCGACGGCGGCCCAGATCAAGACGGCGTACTACGAGCAGTCGTTCCGCTATCACCCCGACCGCAACGCcggcagcgccgccgccgccgctcggTTTGCCGCCGTCAGCGAGGCCTACCGGGTGCTGGGCAGCGCCGCCCTGCGCCGCAAGTACGACCGCGGGCTCCTCAGCGCCGAGGACGTGCGCGGCGCCCCGCAGCCCCCGGGCCGCCCGAccgccccctccccgccgccgccccgcgcctccgccgccgcccgcaGCGGGCCCGTCCCGCCGCCCTTCGACTTCGACGCCTTCTACCGGGCGCACTACGGGGAGCAGCTGGAGCGGGAGCGGGTGCTGCGGGCGAGGCGGGAGCAGCTGCGCGTCCGCAGGGAGGAGGTCGCTGCCCAAGGACGCTTTCGGCTCCTCTCTGACCTCTCGGTCGGGCTCTTCTTGCTTCTGGGTGTTGCGCTCCTCTACGGCCTCAAGTGA
- the BUD23 gene encoding probable 18S rRNA (guanine-N(7))-methyltransferase isoform X2, with the protein MAAGPEAGSVAECLALGHWGGPPGSRVVEIQSQMSERAVELLGLPRDRPCLLLDVGCGSGLSGDYISEEGHYWIGMDISPAMLDVAVEREVEGDLLLADMGDGIPFRPGMFDGCISISAVQWLCNADKKSHSPPKRLYRFFSTLYTALARGSRAVLQLYPENSEQLELITAQAMRAGFTGGMVVDYPNSTKAKKFFLCLFVGASGTLPKGLGTECADGEEMHQAKFTNERTRFRNAKGKSVKKSRDWILEKKERRRRQGKEVRADTKYTGRKRRPRF; encoded by the exons ATGGCTGCGGGGCCTGAGGCGGGGAGCGTGGCGGAGTGTCTTGCTCTGGGGCACTGGGGCGGCCCGCCGGG CTCCCGGGTGGTGGAGATCCAGTCGCAGATGTCGGAGCGGGccgtggagctgctgggactGCCCCGGGACCGGCCGTGCCTCCTCCTGGACGTCGG CTGTGGCTCTGGGCTGAGTGGTGATTACATCTCTGAGGAGGGCCACTACTGGATTGGCATGGACATCAGTCCTGCCATGCTCG ATGTGGCCGTGGAGAGGGAGGTGGAAGGAGATCTTCTCCTTGCAGACATGGGCGATGGCATTCCCTTCCGGCCTGGCATGTTTGACGGCTGTATCAG tatTTCTGCAGTGCAGTGGCTTTGTAATGCTGATAAGAAATCACACAGCCCTCCAAAACGCCTTTATCGATTCTTCTCAACTCTTTATACTGCCTTG GCCCGAGGATCCCGAGCTGTCCTGCAGCTGTACCCTGAGAACTCAGAGCAG CTGGAGCTCATTACTGCCCAGGCCATGAGAGCTGGCTTTACTGGGGGAATGGTGGTAGATTACCCAAACAGCACCAAAGCCAAGAA GTTCTTCCTTTGTCTCTTTGTTGGAGCATCTGGCACGTTACCAAAG GGCCTTGGTACTGAGTGTGCTGATGGAGAAGAGATGCACCAGGCAAAGTTCACCAATGAGAG GACACGGTTCAGAAATGCCAAGGGCAAGTCTGTGAAGAAAAGCCGGGACTGGATCCTTGAGAAGAAGGAACGTAGACGACGACAGGGCAA GGAAGTGCGAGCAGACACAAAATACACGGGTCGAAAGCGCCGCCCTCGCTTCTGA
- the BUD23 gene encoding probable 18S rRNA (guanine-N(7))-methyltransferase isoform X1, with protein sequence MAGSGRRPEHRGPPELFYDEAEARKYTQNSRVVEIQSQMSERAVELLGLPRDRPCLLLDVGCGSGLSGDYISEEGHYWIGMDISPAMLDVAVEREVEGDLLLADMGDGIPFRPGMFDGCISISAVQWLCNADKKSHSPPKRLYRFFSTLYTALARGSRAVLQLYPENSEQLELITAQAMRAGFTGGMVVDYPNSTKAKKFFLCLFVGASGTLPKGLGTECADGEEMHQAKFTNERTRFRNAKGKSVKKSRDWILEKKERRRRQGKEVRADTKYTGRKRRPRF encoded by the exons ATGGCGGGCAGCGGGCGCCGGCCCGAGCACCGGGGGCCGCCGGAGCTG TTCTACGATGAGGCGGAGGCGCGGAAGTACACGCAGAA CTCCCGGGTGGTGGAGATCCAGTCGCAGATGTCGGAGCGGGccgtggagctgctgggactGCCCCGGGACCGGCCGTGCCTCCTCCTGGACGTCGG CTGTGGCTCTGGGCTGAGTGGTGATTACATCTCTGAGGAGGGCCACTACTGGATTGGCATGGACATCAGTCCTGCCATGCTCG ATGTGGCCGTGGAGAGGGAGGTGGAAGGAGATCTTCTCCTTGCAGACATGGGCGATGGCATTCCCTTCCGGCCTGGCATGTTTGACGGCTGTATCAG tatTTCTGCAGTGCAGTGGCTTTGTAATGCTGATAAGAAATCACACAGCCCTCCAAAACGCCTTTATCGATTCTTCTCAACTCTTTATACTGCCTTG GCCCGAGGATCCCGAGCTGTCCTGCAGCTGTACCCTGAGAACTCAGAGCAG CTGGAGCTCATTACTGCCCAGGCCATGAGAGCTGGCTTTACTGGGGGAATGGTGGTAGATTACCCAAACAGCACCAAAGCCAAGAA GTTCTTCCTTTGTCTCTTTGTTGGAGCATCTGGCACGTTACCAAAG GGCCTTGGTACTGAGTGTGCTGATGGAGAAGAGATGCACCAGGCAAAGTTCACCAATGAGAG GACACGGTTCAGAAATGCCAAGGGCAAGTCTGTGAAGAAAAGCCGGGACTGGATCCTTGAGAAGAAGGAACGTAGACGACGACAGGGCAA GGAAGTGCGAGCAGACACAAAATACACGGGTCGAAAGCGCCGCCCTCGCTTCTGA
- the BUD23 gene encoding probable 18S rRNA (guanine-N(7))-methyltransferase isoform X4: MAGSGRRPEHRGPPELFYDEAEARKYTQNSRVVEIQSQMSERAVELLGLPRDRPCLLLDVGCGSGLSGDYISEEGHYWIGMDISPAMLDVAVEREVEGDLLLADMGDGIPFRPGMFDGCISISAVQWLCNADKKSHSPPKRLYRFFSTLYTALARGSRAVLQLYPENSEQLELITAQAMRAGFTGGMVVDYPNSTKAKKFFLCLFVGASGTLPKGLGTECADGEEMHQAKFTNESAAM; encoded by the exons ATGGCGGGCAGCGGGCGCCGGCCCGAGCACCGGGGGCCGCCGGAGCTG TTCTACGATGAGGCGGAGGCGCGGAAGTACACGCAGAA CTCCCGGGTGGTGGAGATCCAGTCGCAGATGTCGGAGCGGGccgtggagctgctgggactGCCCCGGGACCGGCCGTGCCTCCTCCTGGACGTCGG CTGTGGCTCTGGGCTGAGTGGTGATTACATCTCTGAGGAGGGCCACTACTGGATTGGCATGGACATCAGTCCTGCCATGCTCG ATGTGGCCGTGGAGAGGGAGGTGGAAGGAGATCTTCTCCTTGCAGACATGGGCGATGGCATTCCCTTCCGGCCTGGCATGTTTGACGGCTGTATCAG tatTTCTGCAGTGCAGTGGCTTTGTAATGCTGATAAGAAATCACACAGCCCTCCAAAACGCCTTTATCGATTCTTCTCAACTCTTTATACTGCCTTG GCCCGAGGATCCCGAGCTGTCCTGCAGCTGTACCCTGAGAACTCAGAGCAG CTGGAGCTCATTACTGCCCAGGCCATGAGAGCTGGCTTTACTGGGGGAATGGTGGTAGATTACCCAAACAGCACCAAAGCCAAGAA GTTCTTCCTTTGTCTCTTTGTTGGAGCATCTGGCACGTTACCAAAG GGCCTTGGTACTGAGTGTGCTGATGGAGAAGAGATGCACCAGGCAAAGTTCACCAATGAGAG TGCTGCCATGTGA
- the BUD23 gene encoding probable 18S rRNA (guanine-N(7))-methyltransferase isoform X3: protein MAGSGRRPEHRGPPELFYDEAEARKYTQNSRVVEIQSQMSERAVELLGLPRDRPCLLLDVGCGSGLSGDYISEEGHYWIGMDISPAMLDVAVEREVEGDLLLADMGDGIPFRPGMFDGCISISAVQWLCNADKKSHSPPKRLYRFFSTLYTALLELITAQAMRAGFTGGMVVDYPNSTKAKKFFLCLFVGASGTLPKGLGTECADGEEMHQAKFTNERTRFRNAKGKSVKKSRDWILEKKERRRRQGKEVRADTKYTGRKRRPRF, encoded by the exons ATGGCGGGCAGCGGGCGCCGGCCCGAGCACCGGGGGCCGCCGGAGCTG TTCTACGATGAGGCGGAGGCGCGGAAGTACACGCAGAA CTCCCGGGTGGTGGAGATCCAGTCGCAGATGTCGGAGCGGGccgtggagctgctgggactGCCCCGGGACCGGCCGTGCCTCCTCCTGGACGTCGG CTGTGGCTCTGGGCTGAGTGGTGATTACATCTCTGAGGAGGGCCACTACTGGATTGGCATGGACATCAGTCCTGCCATGCTCG ATGTGGCCGTGGAGAGGGAGGTGGAAGGAGATCTTCTCCTTGCAGACATGGGCGATGGCATTCCCTTCCGGCCTGGCATGTTTGACGGCTGTATCAG tatTTCTGCAGTGCAGTGGCTTTGTAATGCTGATAAGAAATCACACAGCCCTCCAAAACGCCTTTATCGATTCTTCTCAACTCTTTATACTGCCTTG CTGGAGCTCATTACTGCCCAGGCCATGAGAGCTGGCTTTACTGGGGGAATGGTGGTAGATTACCCAAACAGCACCAAAGCCAAGAA GTTCTTCCTTTGTCTCTTTGTTGGAGCATCTGGCACGTTACCAAAG GGCCTTGGTACTGAGTGTGCTGATGGAGAAGAGATGCACCAGGCAAAGTTCACCAATGAGAG GACACGGTTCAGAAATGCCAAGGGCAAGTCTGTGAAGAAAAGCCGGGACTGGATCCTTGAGAAGAAGGAACGTAGACGACGACAGGGCAA GGAAGTGCGAGCAGACACAAAATACACGGGTCGAAAGCGCCGCCCTCGCTTCTGA